One part of the Falco peregrinus isolate bFalPer1 chromosome 14, bFalPer1.pri, whole genome shotgun sequence genome encodes these proteins:
- the LOC101910347 gene encoding carbohydrate sulfotransferase 5 — protein MRTFCCYCFSLVRMARIRIPSTVVILLVTVQTGFLLFMYARYSSFMPQSEEKPSQVHILILSSWRSGSSFVGQLFSQHPRVFYLMEPAWHVWVTMYQNSAKVLHMAVRDLVRSVFLCDMSVFDAYMPWKRNLSDLFQWAASRALCSAPACDSFQRTDITSEVACKTLCGRYPFSKVEEACKTYSHVVIKEVRFFDLKVLYPLLTDPSLNLKIIHLVRDPRAVVKSREQSVKALARDNGIVLSTNGTKVEDSKYKVMQEICRSHVQIYETATLKPPNFLKDRYLMIRFEDLVRDPLSEISEMYKFADLSLTPMLKSWIYNITHGQGPGKKKEAFKITSRDAVSVSQAWRNVLSFQKIKKIQEVCKGAINMLGYQLVDSEKEQRDLSLDLVLPRRQNQFSWSSFNPKH, from the coding sequence ctgttgttACTGCTTTTCGTTGGTGAGAATGGCGAGGATTCGGATTCCTAGCACAGTTGTTATACTTCTTGTTACAGTTCAGACTGGATTCTTACTCTTCATGTATGCCCGGTACAGTAGTTTCATGCCTCAGTCTGAGGAGAAACCATCTCAAGTCCACATCCTCATTCTTTCCTCCTGGCGGTCGGGATCTTCTTTTGTTGGTCAACTTTTCAGCCAGCATCCCCGCGTCTTCTACCTGATGGAGCCCGCGTGGCACGTGTGGGTTACGATGTACCAGAACAGTGCCAAGGTCTTGCACATGGCAGTGCGGGACCTGGTCAGGTCGGTCTTTCTGTGCGACATGTCTGTGTTTGATGCTTACATGCCTTGGAAGAGGAACTTATCTGATCTCTTTCAGTGGGCAGCAAGTCGGGCTCTGTGTTCAGCTCCTGCTTGTGACTCCTTTCAGCGTACTGACATAACCAGTGAAGTGGCCTGCAAGACTCTTTGTGGACGGTACCCGTTCAGCAAGGTGGAGGAAGCCTGTAAAACTTACAGCCATGTTGTCATCAAGGAGGTTCGGTTCTTTGACCTGAAGGTCCTCTACCCGCTTCTCACTGATCCGTCCCTGAACCTCAAAATCATTCACTTGGTCCGTGACCCCAGAGCAGTTGTCAAGTCACGGGAACAATCAGTTAAGGCATTAGCCCGTGACAATGGAATTGTTTTGAGTACCAATGGCACTAAAGTGGAAGACAGCAAATACAAAGTAATGCAAGAGATTTGTAGAAGTCATGTGCAGATTTATGAAACGGCTACTCTAAAACCACCCAATTTCCTTAAAGATCGCTATTTAATGATCCGTTTTGAAGATCTGGTAAGAGATCCATTATCAGAAATCTCAGAGATGTATAAATTTGCAGATCTTAGTTTGACCCCCATGCTCAAAAGCTGGATTTATAATATCACACATGGACAGGggccagggaagaaaaaagaagccttCAAAATCACATCTCGAGATGCAGTTAGTGTTTCACAGGCCTGGAGAAATgttctttccttccagaaaattaagaaaatacaggaagTTTGCAAAGGGGCTATAAATATGCTTGGCTATCAGCTGGTGgattcagaaaaagaacaaagagatCTGTCATTGGATTTAGTGTTGCCAAGACGACAGAATCAATTCAGTTGGTCATCATTTAATCCAAAGCATTGA